From the genome of Amycolatopsis sp. NBC_01488, one region includes:
- a CDS encoding CoA-transferase subunit beta, whose protein sequence is MMSVAAARALGDGMSCFVGIGLPSKAANLARRAHAPNLTLIYESGCLGAKPSRLPLSIGDGELADTADTVVSVPEVFNYWLQPGRIDVGFLGAAQLDKFGNINTTVIGSDYHDPKVRLPGAGGAPEIAASCGEVFVVLRQSPRAFVEKVDFVTSFGHGSGKGDREKLGLPGQGPTLVVTDLGLLRPDPETSELTLTELHPGVDLDRAIAATGWKLKVSDDLKTTPAPTEQELTLLRDLEKASA, encoded by the coding sequence ATGATGAGCGTCGCGGCGGCGCGCGCCCTCGGCGACGGTATGTCCTGCTTCGTCGGCATCGGCCTCCCGAGCAAGGCGGCGAACCTCGCCCGCCGCGCGCACGCCCCGAACCTCACCCTGATCTACGAGTCCGGCTGCCTGGGCGCGAAGCCGTCCCGGCTGCCGCTGTCGATCGGCGACGGCGAGCTGGCCGACACCGCCGACACGGTGGTCAGCGTCCCCGAGGTCTTCAACTACTGGCTCCAGCCGGGCCGCATCGACGTCGGCTTCCTCGGCGCCGCCCAGCTCGACAAGTTCGGCAACATCAACACGACGGTGATCGGCTCGGACTACCACGACCCGAAGGTCCGCCTCCCGGGCGCGGGCGGTGCTCCGGAGATCGCGGCGTCGTGCGGCGAGGTGTTCGTCGTGCTCCGCCAGAGCCCTCGCGCGTTCGTCGAGAAGGTCGACTTCGTGACGTCGTTCGGCCACGGTTCCGGCAAGGGCGACCGCGAGAAGCTCGGCCTCCCCGGCCAGGGCCCGACGCTGGTCGTCACCGACCTCGGCCTGCTGCGTCCCGACCCGGAGACGTCCGAACTGACCCTGACGGAGCTGCACCCTGGTGTGGACCTCGACCGGGCGATAGCGGCGACGGGGTGGAAACTGAAGGTGTCGGACGACCTCAAGACCACCCCGGCCCCCACGGAGCAGGAGCTGACCCTCCTGCGAGACCTCGAGAAGGCGAGCGCATGA
- a CDS encoding CoA transferase subunit A produces the protein MAELLSLEEAVGRLVHDGDTVALEGFTHLIPVAAGQEIIRQGRRGLTLVRMTPDIVYDQLIGAGCASKLIFSWGGNPGVGSLHRFRDAVQHSWPVPLEIEEHSHAGMANRYVAGASGLPFAVLRGYTGTDLPAQTETIKPITCPFTGERLTAVPALNPDVTIVHAQRADRAGNVQMWGITGVQKEAVLAAKRSIVTVEEIVDELEPRPGAVVLPSWVVTAVAEVPGGAKPSYAAGYYERDNSAYQAWDEVGRDREEFTKWLNELTGVSA, from the coding sequence ATGGCAGAGCTGCTGTCGCTGGAGGAGGCCGTCGGCCGGCTGGTGCACGACGGCGACACCGTCGCGCTCGAAGGGTTCACGCACCTCATCCCGGTCGCGGCCGGGCAGGAGATCATCCGGCAGGGCCGGCGGGGTCTCACGCTGGTGCGGATGACCCCGGACATCGTGTACGACCAGCTGATCGGCGCGGGCTGCGCGAGCAAGCTGATCTTCTCGTGGGGCGGCAACCCCGGCGTGGGCTCGCTGCACCGCTTCCGCGACGCGGTCCAGCACTCGTGGCCGGTGCCCCTGGAGATCGAGGAGCACAGCCACGCGGGCATGGCGAACCGGTACGTCGCCGGTGCGTCCGGACTGCCGTTCGCGGTGCTGCGCGGCTACACGGGCACGGACCTGCCCGCCCAGACCGAGACGATCAAGCCGATCACGTGCCCGTTCACCGGCGAGCGCCTCACGGCGGTTCCGGCCCTGAACCCGGACGTCACGATCGTCCACGCGCAGCGCGCCGACCGCGCGGGCAACGTCCAGATGTGGGGCATCACCGGTGTCCAGAAGGAAGCGGTCCTGGCGGCGAAGCGCTCGATCGTCACGGTCGAGGAGATCGTCGACGAGCTGGAGCCCCGCCCCGGCGCGGTGGTCCTGCCGTCCTGGGTGGTCACCGCGGTGGCCGAAGTCCCGGGCGGTGCGAAGCCGTCGTACGCGGCCGGGTACTACGAGCGCGACAACTCGGCGTACCAGGCGTGGGACGAAGTGGGCCGTGACCGCGAGGAGTTCACGAAGTGGCTGAACGAGCTGACGGGGGTTTCGGCGTGA
- a CDS encoding glycoside hydrolase family 27 protein, with translation MQRLLSVFLAVLGLSSLLVPAADARTPFVKPFMGWSSWSLESSTRAGYGTSWLNESHVRDAASAMASKLESAGYTYVNIDSGWNADLSWVFHTDVNGIPAPDPGRFPSGIPALASYVHGLGLKLGLYAVTGLEKEVYAKNAPIVGTSCHAQDIAYRPLTPSNGWGGNWKVDFTNPCAQKYYDSIVAKFASWGVDFIKVDGTTADNVADIAAWSLAIDHSRRPMWLTASAWPVPRSAGPSLAPYANGVRVDTDVECYCETVSTWDSSVKARWADLPSWQGVFGPRYRPDLDSMPISNNTGSGIQDGISDVERQSVMTFWSMASSPLYVGGDIYFLDSSAVSILTNPEVVKVDQSGTYATQVTGGDHQVWTKRAPDGRMYAAVYNLGSTPADITVDLGGARPVRDVVARTDLGRFRGSWTAASVPPHGSRLIRIG, from the coding sequence GTGCAGCGCCTCCTTTCCGTTTTCCTCGCCGTGCTCGGCTTGTCGTCGCTCCTGGTTCCGGCCGCCGACGCGCGGACGCCGTTCGTCAAGCCGTTCATGGGCTGGAGCAGCTGGAGCCTCGAGTCGTCGACCCGCGCGGGTTACGGCACTTCGTGGCTCAACGAGTCGCACGTCCGCGACGCCGCTTCGGCCATGGCTTCGAAGCTCGAGTCGGCCGGGTACACCTACGTCAACATCGACTCGGGCTGGAACGCGGACCTCTCGTGGGTGTTCCACACCGACGTCAACGGGATCCCGGCGCCTGATCCGGGGCGGTTCCCGTCCGGAATCCCCGCGTTGGCCTCGTACGTGCACGGGCTCGGGCTCAAGCTGGGCCTGTACGCCGTGACGGGCCTCGAGAAGGAGGTCTACGCCAAGAACGCGCCGATCGTCGGGACGTCGTGCCACGCGCAGGACATCGCGTACCGGCCGTTGACGCCCTCCAACGGCTGGGGCGGCAACTGGAAGGTCGACTTCACCAACCCGTGCGCGCAGAAGTACTACGACTCGATCGTCGCGAAGTTCGCTTCGTGGGGCGTCGACTTCATCAAGGTCGACGGGACGACCGCCGACAATGTCGCCGACATCGCGGCCTGGTCGTTGGCGATCGACCACTCGCGACGGCCGATGTGGCTGACCGCGAGCGCGTGGCCGGTGCCGCGTTCGGCCGGGCCTTCGCTCGCTCCCTACGCCAACGGCGTGCGCGTCGACACGGATGTCGAGTGCTACTGCGAAACGGTGTCCACCTGGGACAGTTCGGTCAAGGCGCGGTGGGCGGACCTGCCGAGCTGGCAGGGCGTGTTCGGGCCGCGGTACCGGCCGGACCTGGACTCGATGCCGATCAGCAACAACACCGGCAGCGGCATCCAGGACGGGATCTCCGACGTCGAGCGGCAGAGCGTGATGACGTTCTGGTCCATGGCGTCCTCACCGCTGTACGTCGGGGGCGACATCTACTTCCTCGACTCTTCGGCGGTTTCCATCCTGACGAACCCCGAGGTCGTCAAGGTCGACCAGTCCGGGACGTATGCGACGCAGGTGACCGGCGGCGACCACCAAGTGTGGACTAAGCGCGCTCCGGACGGGCGGATGTACGCGGCCGTCTACAACCTGGGGTCCACGCCCGCGGACATCACGGTGGACCTCGGCGGGGCGCGGCCGGTGCGTGACGTCGTCGCGCGGACGGACCTCGGGCGGTTCCGGGGCTCGTGGACGGCGGCTTCGGTCCCGCCGCACGGCTCCCGGCTGATCCGGATCGGCTGA
- a CDS encoding carbohydrate ABC transporter permease, producing the protein MAVLPVSRKAPKYVLASVLALIFLLPFYIMVRNALMTRQQVSSPDWSWLPDPLSWVNFGDLFADASVPMAHSLWNSFLVAVVTAPVGTLFGSMAGYALARINVPGRRAVFTYVLVTLMIPQSVTFVPTFVVVGSMGGVDTEWGIIAPNLFSAFTVILFRNFYLRFPVELEEAGRLDGLGYLGVYRRLVLPNSGSMIASLGALMFIESWNAFLWPLVIGQDPSSWTAQIALSTFLTAQSVNLPALFAGALVTIAPLVAMFLVAQRFIVRGIAASGLKE; encoded by the coding sequence ATGGCCGTCCTCCCGGTTTCCCGGAAGGCGCCGAAGTACGTCTTGGCGTCCGTGCTCGCACTGATCTTCCTGCTGCCGTTCTACATCATGGTGCGCAACGCGCTGATGACGCGCCAGCAGGTCAGCTCGCCGGACTGGTCGTGGCTGCCGGATCCCCTCTCCTGGGTGAACTTCGGCGACCTCTTCGCCGACGCCTCGGTGCCGATGGCGCACTCGTTGTGGAACTCGTTCCTGGTCGCTGTGGTGACCGCTCCGGTCGGCACGCTCTTCGGCTCGATGGCCGGGTACGCGCTGGCGCGGATCAACGTGCCGGGACGCCGTGCGGTGTTCACGTACGTGCTGGTCACGCTGATGATCCCGCAGTCGGTCACGTTCGTGCCGACGTTCGTCGTCGTCGGCTCGATGGGCGGGGTCGACACCGAGTGGGGCATCATCGCGCCGAACCTGTTCAGCGCGTTCACCGTGATCCTCTTCCGCAACTTCTACCTGCGGTTCCCCGTCGAACTCGAAGAGGCGGGCCGGCTCGACGGCCTCGGCTACCTCGGCGTCTACCGGCGGCTCGTGCTGCCGAACTCGGGGAGCATGATCGCGTCGCTCGGCGCGTTGATGTTCATCGAAAGCTGGAACGCGTTCCTGTGGCCGCTGGTGATCGGGCAGGACCCGTCGTCGTGGACCGCGCAGATCGCGCTCTCGACGTTCCTGACCGCGCAGTCGGTCAACCTGCCGGCGCTGTTCGCCGGTGCCCTGGTCACCATCGCGCCGCTGGTCGCGATGTTCCTGGTCGCCCAGCGGTTCATCGTCCGCGGGATCGCGGCGAGCGGGCTCAAGGAGTAG
- a CDS encoding carbohydrate ABC transporter permease, with protein MTALMEAPPVTVAAKKRRRRRDWRAIGAFAVLTGPVVLGLGLFKYVAIAWSFLLSFNDARGTISLGHWIGFDNYAFLLGDDAFLTSLSTIALFTVFIVPITFVASLGLAVLINSIKRGKAFFRTIFLIPAAVSYVVAALVWKMALFNGLPSGVANFLGGLFGADPVPWLSETSPPVYWVAVVTLRLWLQVGLYMILFLAGLQAISPSLYEAGELDGTTKWQAFRYITLPQLRNTSVAVLLLILIAAFQAFDEFYNLFGTGLSGTATAPVKPPLVYLYDSALGDQNYGVGSAGAFLLTVLIVVITLLQGRFVGFGKKD; from the coding sequence ATGACGGCCCTGATGGAGGCTCCGCCGGTCACGGTGGCGGCGAAGAAGCGTCGTCGCCGAAGGGACTGGCGGGCGATCGGCGCGTTCGCGGTGCTGACCGGGCCGGTGGTGCTCGGGCTGGGGCTGTTCAAGTACGTCGCGATCGCGTGGAGCTTCCTGCTCAGCTTCAACGACGCCCGCGGCACGATCAGCCTCGGCCACTGGATCGGCTTCGACAACTACGCGTTCCTGCTCGGCGACGACGCCTTCCTGACGTCGCTGTCGACGATCGCGCTCTTCACGGTCTTCATCGTGCCGATCACCTTCGTCGCGTCGCTCGGCCTCGCGGTGCTGATCAACAGCATCAAGCGCGGCAAGGCGTTCTTCCGGACGATTTTCCTCATCCCGGCCGCGGTGTCGTACGTCGTCGCCGCGCTGGTGTGGAAGATGGCGCTGTTCAACGGCCTGCCGTCCGGTGTCGCGAATTTCCTCGGCGGGCTGTTCGGCGCGGACCCGGTGCCGTGGCTGTCGGAGACGAGCCCGCCGGTGTACTGGGTCGCGGTGGTGACGCTGCGGCTGTGGCTGCAGGTCGGGCTGTACATGATCCTGTTCCTGGCGGGGCTGCAGGCGATCTCGCCTTCCCTGTACGAAGCCGGGGAACTGGACGGCACGACGAAGTGGCAGGCCTTCCGCTACATCACGTTGCCGCAGCTGCGAAACACGTCGGTGGCGGTGCTGCTGCTGATCCTCATCGCCGCGTTCCAAGCTTTCGACGAGTTCTACAACCTGTTCGGCACCGGGCTTTCCGGCACGGCGACCGCGCCGGTGAAGCCGCCGCTGGTCTACCTCTACGACTCCGCGCTCGGTGACCAGAACTACGGTGTCGGCTCGGCGGGCGCGTTCCTGCTCACCGTGCTGATCGTCGTGATCACCCTGCTGCAGGGCCGGTTCGTCGGCTTCGGGAAGAAGGACTGA
- a CDS encoding ABC transporter substrate-binding protein, producing the protein MSPETFKLNRRSFLVGSVLFAGGAALAGCTSDPLNKNAGASSGAKVTLQQWYHAYGESGTQQAVQRYAQEFTKANPDIAINVSWIAGDYETKLNSAMLTAQAPDLFELGDFRYQNVKNGLLAPLDDIVDPVKGDFSQAALDTVTVDGKIYGVKMIDDVMMLYYRKSALQAAGVQPPQTFAELLDATRKLTSGKQKGLYVGTDGVGEAATLLLWSSGGDFFDGTGKKVAFASPEAVAAIAGLKQLHDTGGLLQGYPTDWSDPGAFANSATAMQWGGLWSLPDIKKALGDDFGVVPWPKFGDAGKQVARVGGWYQLANAKSANLDAVKKFIDWLWIKNADLQKDWCVKYGFHIPARKEVAAQTTEFSSGPAKDAVTISQQNGKSYSGLWNKASATLFLQAATKIANGQADPAAELGDAAKKAQAEVDKQLA; encoded by the coding sequence GTGAGCCCTGAGACATTCAAACTGAATCGCCGAAGCTTCCTGGTCGGTTCCGTCCTCTTCGCCGGTGGCGCCGCACTCGCGGGCTGCACGAGCGATCCGCTGAACAAGAACGCGGGCGCCTCTTCCGGCGCGAAAGTCACGCTGCAGCAGTGGTACCACGCGTACGGCGAATCCGGGACGCAGCAGGCCGTCCAGCGCTACGCGCAGGAGTTCACCAAGGCCAACCCGGACATCGCGATCAACGTCAGCTGGATCGCCGGCGACTACGAGACGAAGCTCAACTCCGCGATGCTCACCGCGCAGGCGCCGGACCTGTTCGAACTCGGCGACTTCCGGTACCAGAACGTCAAGAACGGCCTGCTCGCGCCGCTCGACGACATCGTGGACCCGGTCAAGGGCGACTTCAGCCAGGCCGCGCTGGACACCGTGACCGTCGACGGCAAGATCTACGGCGTCAAGATGATCGACGACGTCATGATGCTGTACTACCGCAAGAGCGCGCTGCAGGCCGCGGGCGTCCAGCCGCCGCAGACGTTCGCGGAGCTGCTCGACGCCACCCGGAAGCTGACCAGCGGCAAGCAGAAGGGCCTGTACGTCGGCACCGACGGCGTCGGCGAGGCCGCGACGCTCCTGCTCTGGTCGTCCGGCGGCGACTTCTTCGACGGCACCGGCAAGAAGGTCGCGTTCGCGTCGCCCGAGGCGGTCGCCGCGATCGCCGGGCTCAAGCAGCTGCACGACACCGGTGGCCTGCTCCAGGGCTACCCGACCGACTGGTCCGACCCCGGCGCGTTCGCCAACAGCGCAACGGCGATGCAGTGGGGCGGCCTGTGGTCGCTGCCGGACATCAAGAAGGCGCTCGGCGACGACTTCGGCGTCGTCCCGTGGCCGAAGTTCGGCGACGCCGGCAAGCAGGTTGCCCGCGTCGGCGGCTGGTACCAGCTCGCCAACGCGAAGAGTGCCAATTTGGACGCCGTCAAGAAGTTCATCGACTGGCTGTGGATCAAGAACGCCGACCTGCAGAAGGACTGGTGCGTCAAGTACGGCTTCCACATCCCGGCGCGCAAGGAGGTCGCGGCCCAGACGACGGAGTTCTCCAGCGGTCCGGCGAAGGACGCCGTGACGATCTCGCAGCAGAACGGCAAGTCCTACTCGGGGCTGTGGAACAAGGCGTCGGCGACGCTGTTCCTGCAGGCCGCGACGAAGATCGCGAACGGGCAGGCCGACCCGGCCGCGGAGCTGGGCGACGCGGCGAAGAAGGCGCAGGCCGAAGTCGACAAGCAGCTGGCATGA
- a CDS encoding ROK family protein has protein sequence MPRSAPARAPITSPAAATVFTTVLTEGPVSRVDVARRTGLSSAAVTKAARPFIEAGYLEELASEGRTTPGAGRPANPLAIRPDREYFVGVKITGDDLIGVVTDLRADVRASAHHALTGHDVGHVVRALADLVGELLAGPTPDGTSNLRERAYCLGVAVSGDVDRASGVVRYSPFLGWRDVPLAELLEDATGLTVTLENDVKALAVAEQWFGEGVGASSFALVTVGTGIGSALVVNGDLVRGAHGVAGEIGHVPVADGGPPCHCGGQGCVEAIASTEAILTRAREISGEPALTMEDAVVRARGGDESLRGVFAGAGHAIGLGLAALVNLFGPERVVVSGEGVATYDLFEDQIRRTFAVQAFGSAARCGLVIRPLPFEEWARGAAAVAIQSLFVAESV, from the coding sequence ATGCCTCGCAGTGCACCGGCAAGGGCGCCGATCACCAGCCCCGCGGCAGCGACCGTGTTCACCACGGTCCTGACCGAAGGGCCGGTTTCCCGCGTCGACGTCGCCCGGCGCACCGGCCTGTCGTCGGCCGCGGTCACCAAGGCGGCCCGGCCGTTCATCGAAGCCGGCTACCTCGAAGAACTCGCCTCCGAAGGCCGCACCACGCCCGGCGCGGGACGCCCCGCCAACCCGCTCGCGATCCGCCCGGACCGCGAGTACTTCGTCGGCGTCAAGATCACCGGTGACGACCTGATCGGCGTGGTCACCGACCTGCGCGCCGACGTCCGCGCCAGCGCTCACCACGCGCTGACCGGCCACGACGTCGGACACGTCGTCCGCGCGCTGGCCGACCTCGTCGGCGAGCTGCTGGCCGGCCCGACCCCGGACGGCACCAGCAACCTCCGCGAGCGCGCCTACTGCCTCGGCGTCGCGGTGTCCGGCGACGTCGACCGCGCGTCCGGCGTCGTCCGGTACTCGCCGTTCCTCGGCTGGCGGGACGTCCCGCTCGCCGAGCTGCTGGAGGACGCGACCGGGCTCACGGTCACCCTGGAAAACGACGTCAAGGCCCTCGCCGTGGCCGAGCAGTGGTTCGGCGAAGGCGTCGGCGCGTCGTCGTTCGCGCTGGTCACGGTGGGTACGGGCATCGGCAGCGCGCTCGTGGTGAACGGCGACCTGGTCCGCGGCGCGCACGGCGTCGCGGGCGAGATCGGGCACGTCCCGGTCGCCGACGGCGGCCCGCCGTGCCACTGCGGCGGGCAGGGCTGCGTCGAGGCGATCGCGTCCACCGAAGCGATCCTGACGCGCGCCCGCGAGATCTCCGGAGAACCCGCGCTGACCATGGAAGACGCCGTGGTCCGCGCCCGCGGCGGCGACGAGTCGCTGCGCGGGGTGTTCGCCGGGGCCGGGCACGCGATCGGGCTCGGCCTGGCCGCGCTGGTCAACCTGTTCGGCCCGGAGCGAGTCGTCGTCTCCGGGGAAGGCGTCGCCACCTACGACCTGTTCGAGGACCAGATCCGCCGGACCTTCGCGGTCCAGGCGTTCGGCAGCGCCGCCCGCTGCGGCCTGGTGATCCGGCCGCTGCCGTTCGAGGAGTGGGCGCGGGGCGCGGCCGCCGTCGCCATCCAAAGTCTTTTCGTCGCCGAGAGCGTCTAA
- a CDS encoding alpha-galactosidase has protein sequence MSLVEHDPARRLWLLRTPDSSYAFRLDADDRPRHVHWGAPLTLPQAAQVAARRNPADSSFDEPGDERQELPAEGGAFFGVAALAVRYEDGTSALEWRYDGFAIEDDALVVRLADRHYPLELSLHYRLRGDVVERWTSLRNTGDAPISLLRTDSASWTLPRRDGARLTRTSGAWSAEYGVLREALPVGETTLTSRRGVSSHQVNPWVMLDAGDATETAGEVWSTALAWSGSWRITVEHTHTGRVTWTGGFGHEHVGWSLRPGETWETPVFAGLYVTDGFGGTSRRWHAYVREFVQPHPGELRPIVYNSWEATGWDVDEQTETSLADAAAKLGAELFVMDDGWFGARTGDAAGLGDWTVNEQRFPAGLRPLADAVHAHGMQFGLWVEPEMVNPDSDLYRAHPDWVLHMAHRERTTLRNQLVLNFARPDVADWAHKWLDRLVGEHGIDYLKWDMNRAFTEAGWPSGEDPGRLWVDHVRAVHTILDRLRADHPALRIQGCAGGGGRTDLGILARTDEIWASDNTDAADRITIQHGYGQIYPAGTMSAWVTDSPNPTTGREAPLSFRFHVAMAGVLGLGGDLPRWSAAELDEAASLVALYKEIRPVVQHGELYRLADPATSALTAVQYVLDRSVVVFFWRRPTEFARPVTPPRLAGLDPSARYRDQDGVVHDGAVLLSHGLDVELPGSGYASAVVRLTRV, from the coding sequence ATGTCGCTCGTCGAACACGACCCCGCGCGCCGGCTCTGGCTGCTGCGCACCCCCGACAGCTCCTACGCCTTCCGGCTCGACGCCGACGACCGGCCGCGGCACGTCCACTGGGGCGCGCCGCTGACGCTGCCCCAGGCCGCGCAGGTCGCCGCGCGCCGCAACCCGGCCGACAGCAGCTTCGACGAGCCGGGCGACGAGCGGCAGGAACTCCCGGCCGAGGGCGGCGCGTTCTTCGGCGTCGCGGCGCTGGCCGTGCGGTACGAAGACGGGACGTCCGCGCTCGAGTGGCGTTACGACGGCTTCGCGATCGAGGACGACGCACTCGTCGTGCGCCTCGCCGACCGCCACTACCCGCTGGAACTCTCGCTGCACTACCGCCTCCGCGGCGACGTCGTCGAGCGCTGGACGTCGTTGCGCAACACCGGCGACGCCCCGATCTCGTTGCTGCGCACGGATTCCGCGTCCTGGACGCTCCCCCGGCGCGACGGGGCGCGGCTCACCCGGACGTCCGGCGCGTGGAGCGCCGAGTACGGCGTGCTGCGCGAAGCCCTGCCGGTCGGCGAAACCACGTTGACCAGCCGCCGCGGCGTGTCCAGCCACCAGGTCAACCCCTGGGTGATGCTCGACGCGGGCGACGCGACCGAGACGGCCGGCGAAGTCTGGTCGACGGCGCTGGCGTGGAGCGGGAGCTGGCGGATCACCGTCGAGCACACGCACACCGGCCGCGTCACGTGGACCGGCGGATTCGGCCACGAGCACGTCGGCTGGTCACTGCGGCCCGGCGAAACCTGGGAGACGCCGGTGTTCGCCGGGCTCTACGTGACCGACGGCTTCGGCGGCACCAGCCGCCGGTGGCACGCCTACGTCCGCGAGTTCGTCCAGCCGCACCCCGGCGAGCTGCGGCCGATCGTCTACAACTCCTGGGAAGCGACCGGCTGGGACGTCGACGAACAGACCGAGACGTCGCTGGCCGACGCCGCGGCGAAGCTGGGCGCGGAGCTGTTCGTCATGGACGACGGCTGGTTCGGCGCCCGCACCGGCGACGCCGCCGGGCTCGGCGACTGGACGGTCAACGAGCAGCGCTTCCCGGCCGGGCTGCGGCCCCTGGCCGACGCCGTCCACGCGCACGGGATGCAGTTCGGGCTGTGGGTCGAACCCGAGATGGTCAACCCGGACAGCGATCTCTACCGCGCGCACCCGGACTGGGTGCTGCACATGGCGCACCGCGAACGCACCACGCTGCGCAACCAGCTCGTGCTGAACTTCGCCCGCCCGGACGTCGCGGACTGGGCGCACAAGTGGCTCGACCGGCTCGTCGGCGAGCACGGGATCGACTACCTCAAGTGGGACATGAACCGGGCGTTCACCGAGGCCGGGTGGCCGTCGGGCGAGGATCCGGGACGGCTGTGGGTCGACCACGTCCGCGCGGTGCACACCATCTTGGACCGGCTGCGTGCCGACCATCCGGCGCTGCGGATCCAGGGCTGCGCGGGCGGCGGCGGCCGCACCGATCTCGGGATCCTCGCGCGCACCGACGAAATCTGGGCGTCCGACAACACCGACGCCGCCGATCGGATCACCATCCAGCACGGCTACGGGCAGATCTACCCGGCCGGCACGATGTCGGCCTGGGTCACCGACAGCCCGAACCCGACGACCGGCCGCGAGGCGCCGCTGAGCTTCCGGTTCCACGTCGCGATGGCGGGCGTGCTCGGCCTGGGCGGCGACCTGCCGCGGTGGAGCGCGGCGGAACTCGACGAAGCGGCGTCGCTCGTCGCGCTGTACAAGGAGATCCGGCCGGTGGTGCAGCACGGCGAGCTGTACCGGCTGGCGGATCCGGCGACGTCGGCGCTGACCGCCGTCCAGTACGTCCTGGACCGCTCGGTCGTCGTGTTCTTCTGGCGACGGCCCACGGAGTTCGCCCGGCCGGTGACGCCGCCGCGTCTGGCGGGCCTGGATCCTTCCGCGCGCTACCGCGACCAGGACGGCGTCGTCCACGACGGCGCGGTGCTGCTGAGCCACGGCCTCGACGTCGAGCTGCCGGGGAGCGGATACGCGAGCGCGGTGGTGCGGCTGACCAGGGTCTGA
- a CDS encoding 2-hydroxyacid dehydrogenase: MAKIAVTRWIPDDAVKLLAEAGDVVVSPADRPLTPGELHEFVSGASAVVGMLHDRLDGALADAAGPGLKVVANVAVGYDNVDVPALASRGIVVTNTPGVLTDATADLAFGLLLAVTRRIGEGERLLRSHTPWSFHLGFLLGSGLQGKTLGIVGLGQIGRAMARRAEAFGMSIVYSGRSKQDTDAEFVSFDELLSRSDVVSLHCPLTPETRHLIDAAALRAMKPGAYLVNTTRGPVVDEAALADALEAGEIAGAALDVFEKEPEVEPRLLGRDDVVLSPHLGSATVETRTAMAVLAARNVAAVLAGRPPLTEVKP, encoded by the coding sequence GTGGCCAAGATCGCGGTGACCCGATGGATTCCCGACGACGCGGTGAAGCTCCTCGCCGAGGCGGGCGACGTGGTGGTGTCGCCCGCCGATCGGCCGTTGACGCCGGGCGAACTGCACGAGTTCGTCTCTGGCGCTTCAGCCGTCGTCGGGATGCTGCACGACCGGCTCGACGGCGCACTGGCCGACGCAGCCGGGCCGGGGCTGAAAGTGGTCGCGAACGTCGCCGTCGGCTACGACAACGTCGACGTCCCGGCGCTGGCCTCACGCGGGATCGTCGTCACGAACACCCCGGGCGTGCTGACCGACGCCACCGCCGATCTCGCGTTCGGCCTGCTGCTCGCCGTCACGCGGCGGATCGGCGAGGGCGAGCGGCTGCTGCGTTCGCACACGCCGTGGTCGTTCCACCTCGGCTTCCTGCTCGGCTCGGGCCTGCAGGGCAAGACGCTCGGCATCGTCGGGCTCGGCCAGATCGGCCGGGCGATGGCTCGCCGCGCGGAGGCGTTCGGGATGTCGATCGTCTACTCAGGACGGTCGAAGCAGGACACCGACGCTGAATTCGTGTCGTTCGACGAACTTTTGTCGCGTTCGGACGTCGTCTCGCTGCACTGCCCGCTCACGCCGGAGACGCGGCACCTGATCGACGCGGCCGCGTTGCGCGCCATGAAACCCGGCGCCTACCTGGTGAACACGACCCGCGGCCCGGTCGTCGACGAGGCCGCGCTCGCGGACGCCCTCGAAGCCGGGGAGATCGCGGGCGCCGCGCTGGACGTGTTCGAGAAGGAGCCCGAGGTCGAACCGCGGCTGCTCGGCCGCGACGACGTCGTGCTGAGTCCGCACCTCGGGTCCGCCACGGTCGAGACGCGCACGGCGATGGCCGTGCTGGCGGCCCGCAACGTCGCGGCGGTGCTCGCCGGGCGTCCCCCGCTGACGGAGGTGAAGCCGTGA